Proteins encoded by one window of Rhodamnia argentea isolate NSW1041297 chromosome 6, ASM2092103v1, whole genome shotgun sequence:
- the LOC115748499 gene encoding protein DMP2-like — protein sequence MGNKSSSKSKTDSGQTSTTKKDKLHGLGNVIRLLPTGTVFLFQFLNPVLTNNGKCHAANKYLSAVLIGLCGLSCSLACFTDSYKGKFGLTYYGVATPKGLWPGSSSVDLSGHKLRFGDFVHAFMSVLIFAVLVLLDTNTMRCFYPSFEHTQNTLIMVLPPVTGTISSVVFALFPTKRHGIGYPSSESKAASETKTTSETSTTSESKA from the coding sequence ATGGGCAACAAAAGCTCTTCAAAATCCAAGACCGATTCCGGGCAAACAAGCACCACCAAGAAGGACAAACTCCACGGACTAGGCAACGTCATTAGGCTCCTCCCGACCGGGACCGTCTTCTTGTTCCAATTCCTCAACCCTGTCTTGACCAACAACGGCAAGTGCCATGCCGCCAACAAGTACCTTAGTGCCGTTCTAATTGGACTCTGCGGCCTCTCGTGTAGTTTGGCTTGCTTCACCGACAGCTACAAGGGGAAGTTCGGGCTGACCTACTACGGGGTGGCCACGCCCAAGGGCCTCTGGCCAGGCTCAAGCTCCGTGGACCTGTCGGGGCATAAGCTTCGGTTCGGAGACTTCGTCCACGCTTTCATGTCGGTGCTTATATTCGCCGTTCTGGTGTTGTTGGACACGAACACCATGAGGTGCTTCTATCCGTCTTTCGAGCATACGCAGAATACTTTGATCATGGTTTTGCCACCCGTGACGGGCACGATCTCGAGTGTGGTGTTCGCGTTGTTCCCGACCAAACGCCACGGGATTGGGTATCCCTCGAGTGAGAGTAAGGCTGCCTCAGAGACCAAGACTACCTCAGAGACTAGTACTACCTCGGAGAGCAAAGCCTAG
- the LOC115732502 gene encoding protein DMP2-like, which yields MFPKILGSLFMFEKLVSIVKKVASKVSSQSSNTNSKQQSTTTTSSGTTTTSSSSTSSAYTGLGNIIKLLPTGTVFLFQFLNPLLTNNGQCHTYNKYLSAILIAVCGLSCCIASFTDSYKGSDGSTHYGLVTAKGIWPSSSSSNSLSGHKLRFSDFVHVFVSVIIFAVLALLDTNTVRCFYPSFETTEKTLIKVLPTVIGSISSTVFTLFPSTRNRVGYPSSDASTTSGTSNTTGTSTTTGTSTTSESKAEKV from the coding sequence ATGTTTCCCAAGATCCTAGGTAGCTTGTTCATGTTCGAAAAATTGGTTAGCATTGTCAAAAAGGTGGCCAGCAAGGTCTCATCCCAATCCTCCAATACCAATTCTAAGCAACaaagcaccaccaccacctccagcggcaccaccaccacctccagcaGCAGCACCAGCAGCGCATACACCGGACTAGGCAACATCATTAAGCTCCTTCCGACAGGGACCGTCTTCCTTTTCCAATTCCTCAACCCTCTTTTGACCAACAACGGCCAATGCCACACTTATAACAAGTACCTAAGCGCCATTCTCATCGCAGTCTGCGGCCTTTCGTGTTGTATCGCTAGCTTCACGGATAGCTATAAGGGGAGCGACGGGTCGACCCACTACGGGCTCGTCACGGCCAAGGGCATCTGGCCGAGCTCGAGCTCTAGCAATTCCTTGTCGGGGCATAAGCTTCGGTTTTCGGATTTCGTTCACGTGTTTGTGTCGGTGATTATTTTCGCGGTTTTGGCGTTGTTGGACACGAACACCGTGAGGTGCTTTTATCCGTCTTTTGAGACTACGGAGAAGACTTTGATCAAGGTTCTGCCAACCGTGATCGGCTCGATCTCGAGCACGGTGTTCACGTTGTTCCCGAGCACGCGCAACAGAGTTGGGTATCCTTCAAGTGATGCTAGTACTACCTCGGGGACTAGTAATACCACGGGGACCAGTACTACCACGGGGACCAGTACTACCTCCGAGAGCAAAGCCGAGAAAGTTTGA
- the LOC115748500 gene encoding protein DMP2-like has product MGKKTSTTKSKAFNGLGNLIRHLPTGTVFLYQFLSPVLTNNSQCRPINKYLSALLIGVCGLSCSLACFTDSYKGSDGETHYGFASAKGLWPSSSSGDSVDLSKYKLRFGDFVHAFFSVIVFAVLVLLDTNTMRCFYPSFENTEKTLLMILPTMIGTAAGAVFMLFPTTRHGIGYPSSETKTNSETNSSSQSKV; this is encoded by the coding sequence ATGGGCAAGAAAACAAGCACCACCAAGAGCAAGGCATTCAACGGACTAGGCAACCTCATCAGGCACCTTCCGACCGGAACCGTCTTCTTGTACCAATTCCTCAGTCCTGTTTTGACGAACAACAGCCAGTGCCGCCCCATTAACAAGTACCTAAGTGCCCTACTAATCGGAGTTTGTGGCCTTTCGTGTAGTCTTGCTTGCTTCACCGATAGCTACAAGGGAAGTGATGGGGAGACCCACTATGGGTTTGCCTCGGCCAAGGGCCTCTGGCCTAGCTCGAGCTCCGGTGATTCTGTTGACTTGTCGAAGTATAAGCTTCGGTTCGGAGATTTTGTCCATGCTTTCTTTTCGGTGATTGTTTTCGCAGTTCTTGTGTTGTTGGACACGAACACTATGAGGTGCTTCTATCCGTCTTTCGAGAATACAGAAAAGACTTTGCTCATGATCTTGCCAACCATGATCGGCACGGCCGCAGGTGCAGTGTTCATGTTGTTCCCAACCACACGCCACGGAATTGGGTATCCTTCGAGTGAGACTAAGACTAACTCGGAGACTAATTCTTCCTCGCAGAGCAAAGTCTAG